A single Thermoleophilia bacterium DNA region contains:
- a CDS encoding HlyD family efflux transporter periplasmic adaptor subunit: MKKRRRWWLLGALVIVAAAVSGGLYWYFGGDEATPVTYLTDTVSKGTLSQTIEADFTLASGQTATSISVAGTSSSSSSTTADTDSTTADAADAQEVAFAATASGSGAVASVDPIFAAYASCSPTPSPTPTITPTDTPSPTPTPTPTSSGRPTPTPTPTPTSGELPSGSGGSSSGGSSSGGSGTVGSASATTTTTTSTVSSTSVSGIVTRLLAAEGAAPQTLQRLLKVSGKYIFAFVSPAPLWKDLSTDLATNEQRANVIALQRALKAGGYYTKAINGRFTSATETAYKAWQADNGLSKTGVVDVSRFVWLPKGSVISSWNVALGSQVSGGTALASISVPQALIATAQVSQADIGQLEVGQKAEMTIDGYTDDAFNGVITFIASDATSASGGSSSGSTQFAITVRPRNMPDVARSGMTGTLTIVIAERTDVLLVPTSAITGDTSTSYVRVMVNGEPVTRQIETGLATSEYTEVTSGLTEGETIVTGEFTSGATSTSTGTSTETNRNSMPGGVPGSGFQNGGGQMGPQGGGQ, translated from the coding sequence ATGAAGAAGCGCAGACGCTGGTGGCTCCTCGGCGCCCTCGTCATCGTCGCTGCCGCCGTGAGCGGGGGGCTGTACTGGTACTTCGGCGGCGACGAGGCGACGCCGGTGACCTATCTCACTGACACCGTCAGCAAAGGCACGCTCTCGCAGACCATCGAGGCCGACTTCACGCTGGCTTCCGGTCAAACGGCGACGAGCATCTCTGTCGCCGGCACGTCCAGTAGTTCGAGTAGCACCACGGCGGATACAGACAGCACCACGGCAGATGCGGCCGATGCACAGGAAGTCGCGTTTGCTGCGACTGCGTCCGGATCCGGCGCTGTGGCTTCGGTCGACCCGATTTTCGCCGCCTACGCCTCGTGCTCTCCGACGCCTTCCCCGACGCCGACGATCACTCCCACAGATACGCCCAGTCCTACACCCACGCCTACGCCCACGTCGAGCGGCCGGCCCACGCCCACCCCAACCCCGACGCCGACATCCGGTGAACTGCCCTCGGGCTCCGGGGGAAGCAGTTCGGGCGGCAGCAGTTCGGGCGGCAGCGGCACCGTCGGCAGCGCGAGCGCCACGACGACGACCACGACGAGCACAGTATCGTCAACGAGTGTCAGTGGTATCGTCACGCGGCTCTTGGCGGCTGAAGGCGCTGCCCCGCAGACGTTACAGCGCCTCCTCAAGGTCTCCGGCAAGTACATCTTCGCCTTCGTCAGTCCGGCGCCGCTGTGGAAGGATCTGTCAACAGATCTGGCAACGAACGAGCAGCGCGCCAACGTCATCGCCTTGCAGCGCGCCTTGAAGGCGGGCGGTTATTACACCAAGGCGATCAACGGTCGCTTCACGTCGGCCACAGAGACCGCCTACAAGGCTTGGCAGGCCGACAACGGACTCAGCAAGACGGGTGTGGTCGATGTCAGCCGTTTCGTGTGGCTTCCGAAGGGGAGCGTTATCTCCTCTTGGAACGTGGCGCTCGGCAGCCAGGTGAGCGGTGGCACGGCGCTGGCGTCGATCTCCGTGCCCCAGGCTCTGATCGCGACGGCCCAGGTATCGCAGGCCGACATCGGCCAGCTCGAGGTCGGCCAGAAGGCGGAGATGACGATCGACGGGTACACAGACGATGCTTTCAACGGCGTGATCACCTTCATCGCCAGCGACGCGACCTCCGCGTCGGGCGGATCGTCATCTGGGTCGACGCAGTTTGCGATCACGGTCAGGCCGAGGAACATGCCCGATGTGGCGCGCTCAGGGATGACGGGCACGCTCACGATCGTTATCGCCGAACGAACCGACGTGCTGCTCGTACCTACCAGCGCAATCACCGGCGACACGAGTACGTCGTACGTGCGCGTCATGGTCAATGGCGAGCCGGTTACCCGCCAGATCGAGACGGGCCTGGCCACCTCCGAGTACACGGAGGTCACGAGCGGCCTTACCGAGGGTGAGACGATCGTCACGGGTGAGTTCACGAGCGGCGCGACAAGCACCAGCACAGGCACGTCAACGGAGACGAATCGGAACAGCATGCCGGGCGGCGTGCCCGGCAGTGGATTCCAGAACGGCGGTGGTCAGATGGGCCCGCAGGGTGGTGGCCAGTGA
- a CDS encoding ABC transporter permease, with amino-acid sequence MRRLTDFAFESYYLGMRTTRRFLRVPANWISIIFFPLIQLLVFSQLYKDIVALPAFGGGSYLAYLAPGQIVFAAFMAVGWASYGLLVEYRNGYLDRLRTSPIGRWSILAGEMLPLFFQAAVMAGVLLIASLLLGAGLKTGIGGFVLILLLSGVFGIAFAGVSFIPALVTKSEQATSALSLLMFPLIFISTAFVPRELMPGWMQIVNDWNPVSYEIEAIRALMTEGYDWGLIGAALLSNAIAGVILQIGTIIAFRRLAR; translated from the coding sequence ATGCGCCGCCTCACCGACTTCGCCTTCGAGTCGTACTACTTGGGCATGCGCACCACTCGACGGTTCCTACGCGTACCGGCGAACTGGATCAGCATCATCTTCTTCCCGCTGATCCAGCTTCTCGTCTTCAGTCAGCTCTACAAAGACATCGTCGCTCTGCCCGCCTTCGGCGGAGGCTCGTACCTCGCGTACCTGGCACCCGGACAGATCGTCTTCGCCGCCTTCATGGCGGTGGGCTGGGCCAGTTACGGACTCCTGGTCGAGTACCGCAACGGCTACCTCGACCGCCTGCGAACCAGCCCCATCGGCCGCTGGTCCATCCTCGCCGGCGAGATGCTGCCGCTCTTCTTCCAGGCCGCCGTGATGGCCGGCGTCCTGCTGATCGCCAGCCTGCTGCTCGGCGCCGGCCTCAAGACGGGCATCGGCGGTTTCGTGCTCATCTTGCTGCTCTCCGGCGTGTTCGGCATCGCCTTCGCCGGCGTCAGCTTCATCCCGGCGCTGGTCACCAAGAGCGAGCAGGCCACAAGCGCTCTCTCGCTGCTCATGTTTCCACTGATCTTCATCTCGACCGCCTTCGTGCCGCGTGAGCTCATGCCCGGTTGGATGCAGATCGTCAACGACTGGAACCCGGTCAGCTACGAGATCGAGGCGATCCGCGCCCTCATGACCGAGGGCTACGACTGGGGGCTCATCGGCGCGGCGTTGCTCTCCAACGCGATCGCCGGCGTCATCCTGCAAATCGGCACGATCATCGCCTTCCGCAGGCTGGCGCGCTAG
- a CDS encoding glycosyltransferase, with amino-acid sequence MRILILSSRPPWPPTRADQMTIDRMIRFLSGHGIEVDLACFVENEAEGRAVRQELGPLCRRIGIIKLPKWMAYVNTALSLPRQLPMQVGYFTSARMTQMIREAVATQDYDLVYVHLIRMAEFARDLPVAKVIGLQISQALNLQRMVENVSDPARRVFYQVEAAKVRPYEANVSRDFDKVFLIGQRDIDEISKTVPLTNAVIQPHGQDVPAAGLVEQARREPGAIVMSGVMGTYTNVDAATWFAQDVFPIVERAVPEASFWIVGRQPQRDVLALARDDRIVVTGEVDNVNDYLLRAEVGVAPLRIGAGMQNKLVQAMAAGLPVVATPVANEGIQARDVEHVWLRDEPRAFADAVITLLRNRGARERLGASARAFAEKYWTWDAHFEQQLNVFEEVAHKQ; translated from the coding sequence GTGAGAATCCTCATCCTCTCGTCACGGCCGCCGTGGCCGCCGACGCGCGCCGATCAAATGACCATCGACAGAATGATCCGGTTTCTCTCCGGGCACGGGATCGAGGTCGATCTGGCCTGCTTCGTCGAGAACGAGGCCGAGGGCCGAGCTGTGCGCCAGGAGCTCGGCCCGCTCTGCCGGCGCATCGGCATCATCAAGTTGCCCAAGTGGATGGCGTACGTCAATACGGCACTCTCGCTGCCGAGGCAGCTGCCGATGCAGGTCGGCTACTTCACCTCGGCGCGAATGACGCAGATGATTCGCGAGGCCGTCGCCACACAAGACTACGATCTCGTGTACGTCCACCTTATTCGCATGGCGGAGTTCGCTCGCGATCTTCCCGTGGCCAAGGTCATAGGTCTGCAGATATCGCAGGCGCTCAACCTGCAGCGCATGGTCGAGAACGTGAGCGACCCAGCTCGGCGCGTCTTCTATCAAGTCGAGGCGGCCAAGGTGCGGCCGTACGAAGCCAACGTGAGTCGCGACTTCGACAAGGTCTTCCTTATCGGGCAGCGCGACATCGACGAGATCAGCAAGACGGTGCCGCTGACCAACGCCGTGATTCAGCCGCACGGCCAGGATGTGCCGGCTGCCGGTCTGGTGGAGCAGGCGCGCCGCGAACCTGGTGCGATCGTCATGAGCGGCGTGATGGGCACGTACACCAATGTCGATGCCGCGACCTGGTTCGCTCAAGACGTATTCCCCATCGTCGAGCGCGCCGTGCCGGAGGCGAGCTTCTGGATCGTCGGCCGCCAGCCGCAGCGCGATGTGTTGGCGCTGGCGCGCGACGATCGCATCGTCGTTACCGGCGAGGTCGACAATGTGAACGACTATCTCCTGCGCGCCGAGGTTGGGGTCGCCCCGCTGCGCATCGGCGCCGGTATGCAGAACAAGCTTGTTCAGGCCATGGCTGCGGGATTGCCGGTGGTGGCGACGCCGGTCGCCAACGAGGGCATCCAGGCGCGCGATGTGGAGCACGTGTGGCTGCGCGACGAACCACGGGCCTTCGCCGACGCCGTCATCACTCTGCTGCGCAATCGCGGTGCGCGCGAGCGGCTCGGGGCATCGGCGCGTGCTTTCGCCGAGAAGTACTGGACGTGGGACGCGCACTTCGAACAGCAGCTCAACGTCTTCGAGGAAGTCGCGCACAAGCAGTGA
- a CDS encoding nucleotide sugar dehydrogenase: protein MKVAVFGLGYVGSVTAAALARDGHDVVGVDPAALKVEMISAGRPPVLEPGLDELTARMVTEGRLRATTDIAEGLRGADVSLICVGTPSRRDGSLDLGYVREVAGQIGGNLSLAAPEHIVVVRSTVLPGSTREHVIPVVEEASGREVGDGWDVAVNPEFLREGSSLDDYDKPSRVLIGERVEGVGARLLALYERVHAERFVVPLEVAEAVKYTDNAFHALKITFANEAARVWASRGADPARVMQVFAADRKLNASPAYLRPGFAFGGSCLPKDLRALTSAARDAHVRVPVLDAVLASNELEVLRGLEAVVATGRRQVALLGLAFKSGTDDLRESPLLELAERLLGKGFALKIHDPAVQLSALHGSNRAFLEERIPHISALLHENLDEVLAGAEVVVIGHGAARYRRDEEWRADGKAVIRLE from the coding sequence GTGAAGGTCGCGGTCTTCGGTCTTGGCTATGTGGGCTCAGTGACGGCCGCGGCACTGGCCCGTGACGGGCATGATGTCGTCGGCGTCGACCCGGCCGCCCTCAAGGTGGAGATGATCTCGGCCGGTCGGCCCCCGGTACTCGAGCCAGGGCTCGACGAGCTCACGGCGCGCATGGTTACCGAAGGTCGGCTGCGCGCCACCACGGATATTGCCGAGGGCCTACGCGGCGCCGACGTGTCGCTCATCTGCGTCGGCACACCATCGCGCCGCGACGGCTCTCTTGATCTCGGCTACGTGCGTGAGGTGGCCGGGCAAATAGGCGGCAACTTGTCGCTCGCCGCCCCCGAGCACATCGTCGTCGTGCGCAGCACCGTGTTGCCGGGCAGCACGCGCGAGCACGTCATTCCGGTGGTCGAGGAGGCCTCGGGGCGTGAGGTCGGCGACGGCTGGGACGTCGCCGTCAATCCCGAGTTCCTGCGCGAGGGCTCATCGCTGGACGATTACGACAAGCCGAGCCGGGTGCTCATCGGCGAGCGCGTCGAGGGTGTCGGCGCTCGCCTCCTCGCTCTCTACGAGCGTGTCCACGCCGAGCGCTTCGTAGTGCCGCTTGAGGTCGCCGAGGCGGTCAAGTACACCGACAACGCCTTCCACGCGCTCAAGATCACCTTTGCCAACGAGGCGGCTCGGGTGTGGGCCTCGCGCGGCGCCGATCCCGCGCGCGTCATGCAGGTCTTCGCTGCCGATCGTAAGCTCAACGCGTCGCCCGCCTACCTCCGTCCGGGGTTCGCCTTCGGCGGCAGTTGCCTGCCCAAGGACTTGCGCGCGCTCACCTCCGCTGCGCGCGACGCGCATGTGCGGGTGCCGGTCCTCGACGCTGTACTGGCGAGCAACGAACTCGAGGTGTTGCGCGGTCTCGAGGCTGTTGTCGCGACCGGCCGCCGGCAGGTCGCGCTGCTCGGGCTCGCCTTCAAGTCGGGGACGGACGATCTGCGCGAGAGTCCGTTACTCGAGCTTGCGGAGCGGCTGCTCGGCAAGGGCTTCGCCCTCAAGATTCACGACCCCGCCGTGCAACTCTCCGCTCTGCACGGCAGCAATCGCGCCTTCCTCGAAGAGCGCATTCCACACATCTCGGCGCTCCTGCACGAGAACCTCGACGAGGTGCTGGCGGGGGCCGAAGTCGTCGTCATCGGCCATGGGGCCGCACGCTACCGTCGTGACGAGGAGTGGCGCGCGGACGGCAAGGCCGTCATCCGTCTGGAGTAG
- a CDS encoding LCP family protein gives MDAHNEIPDDSDSDSAVQAERRWVRWAQISAFIMLVVAAVALSVLCGRTALGNVYSVVRLVVSRGSLPDWLMWVGPAAALAAAAGSVLYLACGRRRLIKVGLVLVTAAALALPGAAVGWASATAATLSAKTSSIQATVAEARAELQPSLTGDAVNILVLGSDYAEAGSNGRSDTIIILRLDPDTGTVAMLSLPRDLRTYIPGVGVDKLNAAYAYGGVPLTIKTVKRLTGLSIHHFVQIDFDGFWQTVDILGGVYLSIDRRYYVPESASYKSIDLQPGYQLVGAKQALNFVRSRHDEGGDFTRMLRQQLFLREVQRQAERWSTDWQRVIRLTKAICTHTSTDLDTLDQILPIVGFVSDLDTGDVTSVRVTGSTPTIDGVSYVVATQAKVDDAVDAFLAPSRAAKAAEETDEAVEESSEASTSETAAPPSASAARTAASYAEAADATTQKVDLSSWSALAEKTPLELEAPTVWASGLAYDQFRAYAIRTTEGRRVAAAVVVGTYGSGSWSIQALRWTDPPAIAHPSAVRVVDGRRYMLFKQSGHLHMIAWKENGVLYWVLNTLDDQLPNDLMLALATSCQPLTK, from the coding sequence ATGGACGCGCACAACGAGATCCCCGACGACTCCGATTCCGACTCCGCGGTGCAGGCGGAGCGTCGCTGGGTACGCTGGGCGCAGATATCCGCATTCATCATGCTCGTCGTCGCCGCCGTTGCCCTGAGCGTGCTCTGCGGGCGCACGGCCCTCGGCAATGTGTACAGCGTCGTGCGCCTCGTCGTCTCTCGTGGCAGTCTGCCGGACTGGCTGATGTGGGTTGGCCCGGCGGCCGCACTCGCCGCCGCCGCCGGCTCAGTTCTGTATCTCGCCTGCGGCCGCCGCCGCCTGATCAAGGTGGGTCTGGTGCTTGTGACGGCGGCGGCCCTGGCGCTTCCCGGAGCTGCCGTAGGCTGGGCCAGCGCCACCGCGGCGACCCTGAGCGCCAAGACCTCCAGTATCCAAGCGACCGTCGCTGAAGCGCGTGCGGAACTGCAACCGTCGCTCACCGGCGACGCCGTCAACATCCTCGTGCTCGGCAGCGATTACGCTGAGGCGGGGAGCAACGGTCGCTCCGACACCATCATTATTCTTCGTCTCGACCCCGACACGGGGACTGTCGCGATGCTTTCGCTGCCGCGCGACCTGCGCACCTACATCCCCGGTGTCGGCGTCGACAAACTGAACGCCGCCTACGCCTACGGTGGCGTGCCGTTGACGATCAAGACGGTGAAGCGTCTCACCGGCCTCTCGATCCATCACTTCGTGCAGATCGACTTCGATGGCTTCTGGCAGACGGTCGACATCCTCGGTGGTGTCTACCTGTCCATCGACCGGCGCTACTACGTTCCCGAAAGCGCCAGTTACAAGTCGATCGATTTGCAGCCCGGGTACCAACTCGTCGGCGCCAAGCAGGCGCTCAACTTCGTCCGCAGTCGTCACGACGAAGGCGGCGACTTCACGCGCATGCTGCGGCAACAGCTGTTTCTGCGTGAGGTGCAGCGTCAGGCGGAACGATGGAGTACCGACTGGCAGCGCGTCATTCGTCTGACCAAGGCGATCTGCACGCACACCAGCACCGATCTGGATACGCTGGATCAGATTCTCCCCATCGTGGGTTTCGTGAGCGATCTCGACACCGGCGACGTCACCAGCGTGCGCGTTACGGGTTCGACGCCGACCATCGATGGCGTCTCGTACGTGGTGGCGACGCAGGCGAAGGTGGACGACGCGGTGGACGCCTTCCTGGCGCCGTCGCGGGCGGCGAAAGCGGCCGAGGAGACCGATGAGGCGGTCGAGGAGTCCAGCGAGGCGTCTACGTCGGAGACCGCTGCTCCTCCATCTGCGTCGGCGGCGCGCACGGCGGCGAGCTACGCCGAAGCCGCGGACGCGACGACGCAGAAGGTCGATCTGTCCTCGTGGTCGGCGCTCGCCGAGAAGACGCCGCTCGAGCTTGAAGCGCCGACCGTCTGGGCGAGCGGGCTCGCCTACGACCAGTTTCGTGCCTACGCGATCCGCACCACAGAGGGACGTCGTGTGGCTGCGGCGGTGGTCGTGGGCACGTACGGCAGCGGCTCGTGGAGCATCCAGGCGCTGCGCTGGACCGATCCACCGGCGATTGCTCACCCGTCTGCGGTGCGCGTCGTGGACGGTCGACGCTACATGCTCTTCAAGCAGAGCGGGCACCTGCACATGATCGCCTGGAAGGAGAACGGTGTCCTCTACTGGGTGCTGAACACCCTTGACGATCAACTGCCGAACGATCTGATGCTGGCATTGGCGACGTCGTGCCAGCCGCTGACGAAATGA
- a CDS encoding ATP-binding cassette domain-containing protein — protein MATNPTTVPVIDVQDLVKVFGDTRAVDGVSFRVEHGELFGFLGPNGAGKTTTIRILATLLCPTSGTARVAGFDVCAQAHEVRTRLGVALQAPSLDAFSTGRETLELAGRLHRVPAAEIRRRSHELLELMGLTGAAKKLTGTYSGGMKRRLDLASALMHRPELLILDEPTEGLDPQSRMALWDELERINREGTTMLLTTHYMEEADRLCSRLAIIDAGKIVVDGTPATLKAGIGADTVVLQIDDGSAIAVVRSLLAALVSGEDIVEQPGGVQLSVQHASAAVPEIMRRLDAGGVRISGLQMSAPSLDDVFTKYTGRHIREETANQPIILGW, from the coding sequence ATGGCAACTAACCCAACTACCGTACCCGTCATCGACGTCCAGGATCTCGTCAAGGTATTTGGCGACACGCGCGCCGTGGACGGCGTCAGCTTCCGCGTCGAGCACGGCGAGCTCTTCGGTTTCCTCGGACCAAACGGCGCCGGCAAGACGACGACGATCCGCATTTTGGCGACGCTCCTCTGCCCCACATCGGGGACAGCCCGCGTCGCCGGATTCGACGTCTGCGCCCAGGCGCACGAAGTGCGCACACGCCTGGGCGTCGCTCTCCAGGCGCCGTCGCTCGACGCCTTCTCGACGGGGCGCGAAACCCTGGAGCTCGCCGGCCGCTTGCATCGCGTCCCGGCGGCCGAGATCCGCCGCCGCAGCCATGAGCTCCTTGAGCTCATGGGGCTCACCGGAGCGGCCAAGAAGCTCACCGGCACCTACTCGGGCGGGATGAAGCGTCGCCTTGACCTCGCCAGCGCGCTCATGCACCGGCCCGAGCTGCTCATCCTCGATGAGCCCACCGAGGGCCTCGATCCGCAGAGTCGTATGGCGCTCTGGGACGAGCTCGAACGCATCAACCGTGAGGGCACCACCATGCTCCTCACGACGCACTACATGGAAGAAGCGGATCGACTCTGTTCACGCCTGGCGATCATCGATGCCGGCAAGATCGTCGTCGACGGCACGCCGGCGACGCTCAAGGCCGGCATCGGCGCCGATACGGTCGTCCTGCAGATCGACGACGGCAGCGCCATCGCCGTGGTGCGCAGCCTGCTCGCCGCGCTGGTCTCGGGCGAAGACATCGTCGAGCAGCCCGGCGGTGTGCAGCTCTCGGTGCAGCACGCCAGCGCAGCGGTTCCGGAGATCATGCGTCGCCTCGACGCCGGCGGCGTACGTATCAGCGGCCTGCAGATGAGCGCACCGAGCCTCGACGACGTCTTCACCAAGTACACCGGGCGCCACATCCGTGAAGAGACCGCCAACCAGCCCATCATCCTCGGGTGGTGA
- a CDS encoding radical SAM protein, whose protein sequence is MNGRRRAGVSALVDVVFRGEADVSFPHFVDDYLAAGARRECLDGLPLSSYPGLVTMRNGSAFAVQPIHHSESELAVFPPPDRSDFDHRAYQAASIARVGEKVAPVITTYGCPFACDFCSKPVFGDTVRHRDLDGVFAEIDELRHLGYDAVWVADDTFTLRRVFVEDFCRRARSRGMTWSCLSRASGVDADLASLMAASGCSHVYLGLESGCPATLALMNKRATVAEGVRATQIYHEAGIAVGAFFMVGYPGEDVAAIEETFAFALELPLDEISFNVLMPLPGSRLYERLGGRDATRDWTHENEITFVHDSEVDEVWLRRRVDETLAVFAERRAILSASP, encoded by the coding sequence GTGAATGGCCGGCGTCGCGCTGGTGTTTCCGCCCTCGTCGACGTGGTGTTTCGTGGCGAAGCAGATGTGAGCTTTCCGCACTTCGTCGACGACTATCTTGCAGCGGGAGCACGGCGCGAATGCCTCGATGGGCTACCACTGTCCAGCTATCCGGGGTTGGTCACAATGCGCAACGGCTCCGCCTTTGCCGTTCAACCCATCCACCACAGCGAGTCCGAGCTCGCTGTCTTCCCGCCGCCAGACCGATCTGACTTTGATCACCGCGCGTATCAGGCTGCATCGATCGCGCGTGTCGGTGAGAAGGTCGCCCCGGTGATCACCACCTACGGCTGTCCTTTCGCTTGCGACTTCTGCTCTAAGCCCGTGTTCGGCGATACCGTTCGTCACCGTGATCTGGACGGCGTGTTCGCCGAGATCGACGAGCTTCGCCACTTGGGCTACGACGCGGTGTGGGTTGCCGATGACACCTTCACCCTGCGACGCGTCTTCGTCGAGGACTTCTGCCGTCGTGCACGCTCTCGTGGGATGACTTGGAGTTGCCTGTCGCGAGCCAGCGGAGTCGACGCCGACCTAGCATCTCTAATGGCGGCTTCTGGCTGTAGCCATGTCTACCTGGGACTCGAGTCCGGTTGCCCGGCGACACTCGCGTTGATGAATAAGCGCGCGACCGTCGCCGAGGGCGTGCGCGCCACCCAGATCTACCACGAGGCGGGCATCGCTGTAGGTGCGTTCTTCATGGTCGGCTATCCGGGTGAGGATGTTGCCGCCATCGAGGAGACGTTTGCGTTCGCGCTCGAACTGCCGCTAGACGAGATCTCCTTCAATGTTCTCATGCCGCTGCCCGGCTCACGGCTGTATGAGCGTCTTGGCGGTCGCGACGCGACACGCGACTGGACGCACGAGAACGAGATCACCTTCGTCCACGACAGCGAAGTTGATGAGGTGTGGCTGCGCCGGCGCGTCGACGAGACGCTGGCCGTCTTCGCTGAGCGGCGCGCGATCCTCTCAGCCTCTCCTTGA
- a CDS encoding ABC transporter permease gives MIVFLESLRLALSSLRANPLRAVLTILGIVIGVAAVVALTAIGTGSTKEVESHFTAFGTDTITVEASRFSSSSDGLSASDLTAVDETPGVKQTVATVDTNATVTYDSTSAMATITGSYPEIAEIDHLTVVAGTFFSQFDVDRALPVAVLGATTLEDLDLTPLRALGQTIRIDSVSYTVIGVLEEQGGISFASVDSSVLVPLSSMEGRLVAFRPDISSIRVQAEPEAVDSFSAAVEATLRTQHNLATSDQNDFQIVDASSIASAVSSSTQTLTELMAAIAAISLIVGGIGVANVMLVTVRERTREIGIRRAVGATRRDIVVQFLVYSVVTSIIGGLLGLAVGIGAAYVGGSALSVAPAFSALTVSLAIAVAASVGVIAGIGPAVQASSVEPTMALRYE, from the coding sequence GTGATCGTCTTCCTCGAGTCGCTGCGTCTCGCGCTCTCGAGTCTGCGGGCCAACCCGCTGCGGGCTGTTCTCACCATCCTCGGCATCGTCATCGGCGTGGCTGCGGTCGTCGCTCTCACCGCTATCGGTACCGGCTCGACGAAGGAGGTCGAGAGCCACTTCACCGCCTTCGGCACCGATACGATCACGGTTGAGGCGAGTCGCTTCTCGTCGAGCTCGGACGGTCTTTCGGCAAGCGACCTTACGGCCGTCGATGAGACTCCCGGCGTCAAGCAGACGGTGGCCACCGTAGACACCAACGCGACCGTAACGTACGACTCTACGAGCGCGATGGCCACGATCACGGGCTCGTATCCCGAGATCGCCGAGATCGATCACCTCACGGTCGTTGCCGGCACCTTCTTCAGTCAGTTCGACGTCGACCGCGCTCTGCCCGTAGCGGTACTGGGTGCGACGACGCTGGAGGATCTCGATCTCACGCCGCTGCGCGCGCTCGGCCAAACGATCAGGATCGATTCCGTCTCGTACACCGTGATCGGTGTCCTCGAGGAACAGGGCGGCATCAGCTTCGCCTCGGTCGACAGCAGCGTACTCGTGCCGCTGAGCTCGATGGAAGGGCGGTTGGTTGCCTTTCGGCCGGACATCTCGTCGATTCGTGTGCAAGCGGAGCCGGAGGCCGTGGACTCCTTCTCGGCGGCTGTGGAGGCCACGCTGCGCACGCAGCATAACCTCGCGACGAGCGACCAGAACGACTTCCAGATCGTCGATGCGAGCTCGATCGCCTCGGCGGTGTCGTCGAGCACTCAGACGCTGACGGAGCTCATGGCCGCCATCGCCGCCATCAGCCTGATCGTCGGCGGCATCGGGGTCGCCAACGTGATGCTCGTCACGGTGCGTGAGCGCACGCGCGAGATCGGCATTCGTCGTGCTGTGGGCGCGACGCGGCGGGACATTGTCGTGCAGTTCCTGGTCTACTCTGTCGTGACGAGCATCATCGGCGGCCTTCTCGGGCTGGCCGTCGGCATCGGCGCGGCGTACGTGGGCGGGTCCGCGCTCAGTGTCGCGCCGGCCTTCTCCGCCCTCACGGTGTCGCTGGCGATTGCCGTGGCGGCCTCCGTCGGTGTGATTGCCGGCATCGGCCCCGCGGTGCAGGCGTCCTCCGTGGAGCCAACGATGGCGCTCAGGTACGAATAG
- a CDS encoding ABC transporter ATP-binding protein, with protein sequence MGLAGTVSAVADDTVIKATGIERTYRRGEIAVPVLKDLELNVRRGEWVACTGRSGSGKSTLLNILGLLDRADSGEYILGGHDVSALDDAERSRLRNHLLGFVFQLHNLLPRTTALENVATPLVYRGLRRQERLERAHAALAAVGLEDRADHDPGELSGGQMQRVAIARALVGDPELLLVDEPTGSLDLVATAEVLEILDRLHASGHTIFMITHEDDVAEHADRRLVLGEGQLHDHATYAEAHV encoded by the coding sequence ATGGGGCTCGCGGGGACCGTTTCAGCCGTCGCGGATGACACCGTCATCAAGGCGACCGGGATCGAGCGCACATACCGTCGTGGCGAGATCGCCGTGCCCGTGCTCAAAGACCTCGAGCTCAATGTACGACGCGGTGAATGGGTCGCGTGCACAGGGAGGTCCGGCTCGGGGAAGTCGACCCTTCTCAACATCCTTGGACTCCTCGACCGCGCCGACTCGGGGGAGTACATCCTCGGCGGTCACGATGTCTCTGCGCTCGACGATGCCGAACGCTCGCGTCTGCGCAATCACCTGCTCGGCTTCGTCTTCCAATTGCACAACCTTCTGCCGCGCACCACGGCGCTGGAGAACGTAGCGACGCCGCTCGTGTATCGCGGGCTGCGGCGTCAGGAACGGCTCGAGCGCGCCCATGCGGCGCTGGCCGCTGTGGGTCTCGAAGACCGCGCTGACCACGATCCCGGCGAGCTCTCGGGAGGTCAGATGCAGCGGGTGGCCATTGCGCGCGCGTTGGTCGGCGATCCCGAGTTGCTCCTCGTGGATGAGCCGACGGGCAGCCTCGACTTGGTCGCTACTGCGGAGGTGCTCGAGATCCTCGATCGCCTCCACGCAAGCGGCCACACCATCTTCATGATCACGCACGAGGACGATGTCGCCGAGCATGCCGACCGGCGACTCGTGCTCGGCGAAGGCCAGCTGCACGATCACGCGACGTACGCGGAGGCGCACGTATGA